A genomic region of Nostoc sp. UHCC 0702 contains the following coding sequences:
- a CDS encoding SDR family NAD(P)-dependent oxidoreductase → MSNAANTNYQALMKKALLELREMRTKLTAMENAKTEAIAIIGMGCRFPGGANSPEAFWQLLVNGVDGISEVPADRWSLDTYYDPDPETPGKMYTRHGGFIEHLYDFDPHFFGLSPREAVTLDPQQRLLLEVSWEVLEHAAVSPDRLVGTPTGVFVGICSNDHSQLLLSQDLHEIDAYVGTGNTHSVAAGRLSYLLGLQGPCMAVDTACSSSLVSVHLACQSLRNGECDLALAGGVNRIISPEVTINFCKAKMLAADGRCKTFDASANGYIRGEGCGMVLLKRLSDAVANGDQILAVIRGSAINQDGRSSGLTVPNGPAQQALIRQALENAGIQPSQVSYIEAHGTGTSLGDPIEVGALGAVFDKHHSPENPLMLGSVKTNIGHLEGSAGIAGLIKVVLALQHQEIPPHLHFQQPNPYINWDDLPVSVVTQRTPWSVGDNPRVAGVSSFGFSGTNAHVILAEASGAPVKSAEVTPSHHILTLSAKSETALLQLAQEYKHYLATHPEIDWSDVCFTSQIGRSHFAHRFSLVASSSAQACHQLADFASQQETIGTCQGYVSETIPSKIACLFTGQGSQYVNMGKELYKTQPSFRQALDRCAAILDAYLGKPLLEILYPSDGSNSVIDETAYTQPALFALEYALYQLWQAWGIKPTAVMGHSAGEYVAACVAGVFSLEDGLKLIAARARLMQALPRNGGMLAVMADAAQVKTLIAPYGEKLAIAAINGPQNTVISGHSTAVTAIAEMLTAAGIKAKPLQVSHAFHSPLMQPMLADFAQVAAEITYNLPQINLISNVTGKPVTTEITQPDYWCRHIRQAVEFAAGMTSLQQQGYEIFVEIGPKPLLLGMGRQCLPEGVGLWLPSLRPEQSDWQQLLHSLGKLYVRGSNIDWQGFYQDYSYRRVVLPSYPFQRQRYTVANAKTAPTVNSEPITPILQLLQTGEIQQLTTQLANSFSPTEAQLLPKLLKVLIEQHQQQLAHLSIPDWLYEMAWQPQAVPTNTIPTTPGPWLIFADTKGIAATLAERWQHQGHTCFVVYPGESYLREATTNSWYINPSHPEDYTRLLSEVVSHTNLPLQRVVHMWSLDTAPTQDLSFNTLETSQVQGCGSTLYLVQALITSAVTPRLWIVTQNAISVGQETAPLAVAQAPVWGLGKTIALEHPELWGGLVDVASDTTIETAAQFLALAIASHSEEQHLAFRNGQRYVARLFKRPPTTPQPVTFSSDHTYLVTGGLGGLGLKVAQWLVAQGVRHLVLVGRRGATPAAQSVIERFQASGVEVYVGQADVAQMTATQELLSAITSQMPPLKGIIHAAGVLDDGVLLNQNWQRFQTVMSPKVQGAWNLHVLTQDLPLDFFVCFSSNSALLGSPGQGNYAAANSFLDALAHYRQSQGMAGLSINWGPWAETGMAAQLAHQDQTRWASQGITPLSSQQGLQVLGNLLGQKIAQVGVLPVDWSKFLQTFPGGTELPLLSELAKPFLQATAKRPQLTKQTELLAKLPDASPSDRLQLLTDYLQAKVRTVIRLDSSQTLDPQQSLQELGIDSLMTAELKNRIKAELDIDLPVKKFFEASSIEQLAHVLEAEVGLSGGVKIPSLVPIVRDGDLPLSYAQELAWVMHQLEPRSGVLLLLSRVRLTGDLQIPVLEQSLNEVIRRHESLRTTFAIADNGELRQIINPSLKINLSVIDLRHLPTAEREQEMQQLDAEDAQKPFDLAHEPLVRAKLLQLGEQEYLLLLSLHHIVADIWSLGIFVQELAVIYRAFADGAASPLPELPIQYGDFAVWQRQWLQDDVLQQQLEKWQAQVGRDLPVVELPSDYPRPNVPSFRTAIQFDVLPQEMAVSLKDLSRQEGVTLFMLMTSVFKILLWRYTGQADILLTSAIANRSRAEIEHLIGFFANAIVLRTDLSGNPTFRELLERVRTVTLEAYAYEELPFVKLVEALKVDPKQDPLARVWIDMVSAAVDEIEMPNLKAEFAISNGGFGSKFDLLLAIAEHNKTLHLKWIYSTDLFAESTITRLSAHFQALLADIIANPEQQLEDYSLLTVAEQQQLIGTPENTTSDDEAQLLAQLDELSDEEVNALLNRMLAE, encoded by the coding sequence ATGAGCAACGCCGCCAACACCAATTATCAAGCTTTGATGAAAAAAGCTCTCCTGGAGTTGCGGGAGATGCGTACCAAGCTGACAGCAATGGAAAATGCCAAAACCGAAGCGATCGCAATTATCGGTATGGGTTGTCGTTTTCCGGGAGGAGCTAACAGCCCAGAAGCATTTTGGCAATTGTTGGTCAATGGTGTAGATGGCATTTCCGAAGTGCCGGCAGACCGTTGGTCATTAGATACTTATTACGACCCCGACCCAGAAACGCCAGGGAAAATGTACACTCGCCACGGCGGTTTCATCGAGCATCTGTATGATTTTGACCCGCACTTTTTTGGTTTGTCGCCACGGGAAGCCGTCACCCTCGACCCCCAACAAAGGTTACTGTTAGAGGTCAGCTGGGAAGTCTTGGAACACGCGGCTGTCTCACCTGACCGACTTGTCGGTACTCCTACTGGCGTGTTTGTGGGTATTTGTAGCAATGACCACTCACAACTGTTACTCTCGCAAGATTTGCACGAGATTGATGCCTATGTCGGGACTGGTAATACTCACAGTGTGGCGGCTGGGCGATTATCCTATCTGTTGGGTTTGCAAGGGCCTTGCATGGCAGTGGATACAGCTTGTTCTTCATCCTTGGTATCGGTGCATTTAGCCTGTCAAAGCTTGCGCAATGGCGAGTGTGATTTGGCTTTGGCGGGAGGCGTGAACCGCATCATTTCCCCAGAGGTAACCATCAATTTTTGTAAGGCGAAAATGCTGGCTGCGGATGGTCGCTGTAAAACCTTTGATGCCAGTGCCAACGGTTACATCCGTGGGGAAGGTTGCGGTATGGTGTTACTCAAACGCCTATCAGATGCTGTGGCAAATGGAGACCAGATTTTAGCGGTGATTCGTGGTTCAGCCATCAACCAAGACGGGCGCAGTAGCGGTTTAACTGTGCCGAATGGCCCAGCCCAACAAGCCTTGATTCGGCAAGCCCTAGAAAATGCTGGCATCCAACCATCCCAAGTCAGCTATATCGAAGCCCACGGTACAGGTACATCTTTGGGTGACCCAATCGAAGTAGGAGCTTTGGGAGCAGTGTTTGACAAACATCACTCCCCAGAAAACCCACTAATGTTGGGTTCAGTCAAAACCAATATTGGACACTTAGAAGGTTCGGCAGGAATTGCCGGGTTAATTAAGGTAGTATTGGCACTGCAACATCAAGAAATTCCCCCACACCTCCATTTCCAACAACCCAACCCCTACATTAATTGGGATGATCTGCCTGTGAGTGTGGTTACCCAAAGAACACCGTGGTCAGTGGGAGACAATCCCAGGGTGGCGGGGGTGAGTTCCTTTGGTTTTAGCGGGACTAATGCCCATGTAATTCTAGCTGAAGCTAGCGGCGCGCCTGTGAAATCTGCGGAGGTTACCCCTAGTCATCACATCCTCACCCTATCCGCCAAAAGTGAGACAGCACTACTACAGTTAGCGCAGGAATATAAACACTACTTAGCCACTCATCCCGAGATCGATTGGAGTGATGTCTGCTTTACTAGTCAGATTGGGCGATCGCATTTTGCCCATCGCTTCAGTTTAGTCGCCTCCTCATCGGCCCAAGCCTGCCATCAGTTAGCTGATTTCGCTAGCCAACAGGAGACAATAGGGACTTGTCAAGGCTACGTGAGTGAAACTATCCCCAGTAAAATTGCCTGTCTCTTTACTGGACAAGGTTCACAGTATGTAAACATGGGTAAGGAATTATACAAAACTCAACCGAGTTTTCGTCAAGCCCTAGACCGTTGTGCGGCAATTCTCGATGCCTATTTAGGCAAACCATTATTAGAAATCCTTTATCCCAGTGATGGCAGTAATTCTGTTATTGATGAAACAGCTTATACCCAACCAGCATTATTTGCCCTGGAGTACGCTCTGTATCAATTATGGCAAGCTTGGGGTATCAAACCAACTGCGGTCATGGGTCATAGCGCCGGGGAATACGTGGCGGCTTGTGTGGCTGGGGTGTTTAGTCTGGAAGACGGGCTGAAATTGATTGCCGCACGGGCGCGACTGATGCAGGCATTACCCAGAAATGGCGGTATGTTGGCAGTCATGGCAGACGCGGCGCAAGTGAAAACTCTGATTGCCCCCTATGGAGAAAAATTAGCGATCGCTGCCATCAATGGCCCGCAAAACACTGTAATTTCCGGTCACAGCACCGCTGTCACTGCTATTGCCGAAATGTTGACTGCGGCTGGCATTAAAGCCAAACCATTACAGGTGTCACACGCTTTTCATTCCCCATTGATGCAGCCAATGTTGGCAGATTTTGCCCAGGTTGCTGCGGAAATTACTTATAATTTACCTCAAATTAATCTTATTTCTAACGTTACTGGCAAACCAGTCACCACAGAAATTACGCAACCTGATTACTGGTGTCGCCACATCCGGCAAGCTGTGGAATTTGCTGCCGGGATGACCAGTTTACAACAGCAAGGTTATGAAATTTTTGTAGAAATCGGCCCAAAACCCTTGTTGTTGGGGATGGGTCGCCAATGTTTACCAGAGGGTGTAGGTTTGTGGTTGCCTAGTCTGCGTCCTGAACAATCAGATTGGCAACAACTCCTCCACAGCTTGGGAAAACTATACGTCCGTGGGAGCAATATTGACTGGCAGGGATTTTATCAAGACTATAGCTACCGTCGGGTAGTGTTACCCTCTTACCCATTTCAACGCCAGCGTTACACGGTGGCTAACGCCAAAACCGCGCCAACAGTTAACTCCGAGCCAATCACACCCATTCTCCAATTGCTGCAAACAGGAGAAATTCAACAGCTAACTACCCAATTAGCCAATTCTTTCTCTCCCACAGAGGCGCAATTGTTGCCCAAATTGCTAAAGGTACTGATTGAGCAACACCAACAACAATTAGCTCACCTCAGCATCCCTGATTGGCTGTACGAAATGGCTTGGCAACCCCAAGCCGTCCCAACAAACACAATTCCCACTACTCCAGGACCGTGGTTAATCTTTGCAGATACCAAAGGCATCGCCGCAACCTTAGCAGAACGTTGGCAGCATCAAGGTCACACCTGTTTTGTAGTCTATCCAGGGGAAAGCTACTTACGGGAAGCAACTACAAACAGTTGGTACATTAACCCCTCCCACCCAGAGGATTATACCCGCTTGTTGTCAGAGGTAGTATCTCACACCAACTTACCCTTACAAAGGGTAGTGCATATGTGGAGCTTAGATACTGCCCCCACACAAGATTTGAGCTTTAACACCTTAGAAACATCACAGGTGCAAGGTTGTGGTAGCACGTTATATTTAGTACAAGCTTTAATCACATCCGCAGTTACCCCTCGCCTGTGGATTGTCACCCAGAATGCTATATCTGTAGGGCAGGAAACAGCACCCCTAGCAGTTGCCCAAGCTCCGGTGTGGGGATTGGGTAAGACGATCGCTCTGGAACATCCCGAATTATGGGGCGGATTAGTTGATGTAGCATCTGACACTACTATAGAGACAGCAGCCCAATTTTTAGCATTAGCGATCGCGTCTCATTCAGAAGAACAGCATTTAGCTTTCCGCAATGGACAGCGTTATGTTGCTCGCTTATTCAAACGTCCCCCCACCACCCCTCAACCAGTAACTTTCTCCAGCGACCATACTTACCTGGTTACAGGAGGGTTGGGCGGCTTAGGGTTAAAAGTAGCACAATGGTTAGTCGCACAAGGTGTGCGGCATTTAGTTCTCGTAGGCAGACGTGGCGCAACACCTGCGGCGCAGTCAGTCATTGAGCGTTTCCAAGCATCAGGAGTTGAGGTTTACGTCGGTCAGGCAGATGTAGCCCAGATGACAGCTACCCAGGAACTACTGAGTGCGATCACCAGTCAGATGCCACCCCTCAAAGGCATTATCCACGCGGCTGGTGTTTTGGACGATGGGGTATTACTCAACCAAAACTGGCAACGTTTCCAAACAGTCATGTCTCCCAAAGTCCAAGGCGCTTGGAATCTCCATGTTTTAACCCAAGATTTACCTTTGGATTTCTTCGTCTGTTTCTCCTCGAATTCTGCCTTACTTGGTTCTCCCGGTCAAGGTAACTATGCGGCGGCGAATAGCTTCCTCGACGCTTTAGCTCATTATCGTCAAAGCCAGGGGATGGCAGGTTTGAGCATCAATTGGGGGCCGTGGGCAGAAACAGGGATGGCGGCTCAATTAGCTCACCAAGACCAAACACGTTGGGCAAGTCAAGGGATTACGCCCCTAAGTTCTCAACAAGGTTTGCAAGTTTTGGGTAATTTATTGGGGCAAAAAATAGCTCAAGTCGGCGTGTTACCTGTTGACTGGTCGAAGTTCCTGCAAACATTTCCTGGCGGGACAGAATTACCTTTACTCTCAGAATTAGCCAAGCCATTCCTACAAGCCACCGCTAAACGCCCACAACTCACCAAACAAACAGAACTGTTGGCAAAATTGCCGGACGCATCCCCTAGCGATCGCCTGCAACTGTTGACGGATTACTTACAAGCCAAAGTCCGCACAGTGATTCGTCTCGACAGTTCCCAAACTTTAGATCCTCAGCAATCATTGCAGGAGTTGGGCATTGATTCTTTGATGACGGCTGAACTGAAAAACCGCATCAAAGCTGAACTCGATATTGATTTGCCTGTGAAAAAGTTCTTTGAGGCTAGCAGTATCGAGCAATTAGCTCATGTTTTAGAAGCAGAAGTAGGACTGAGTGGCGGTGTGAAAATCCCATCTTTAGTGCCGATTGTCCGTGATGGTGATTTGCCTTTATCCTATGCCCAGGAATTAGCTTGGGTAATGCACCAATTAGAACCACGTAGCGGTGTACTGCTGTTATTATCACGTGTGCGTCTGACTGGTGATTTGCAAATTCCTGTGTTAGAGCAAAGCTTAAATGAGGTGATTCGCCGTCACGAAAGCTTGCGTACCACTTTTGCGATCGCAGACAATGGCGAACTCCGGCAAATCATTAACCCCAGTCTGAAGATTAATCTATCGGTAATTGACTTGCGGCATCTGCCAACAGCCGAGCGCGAACAAGAAATGCAGCAATTGGATGCAGAAGATGCTCAAAAACCCTTTGATTTAGCTCATGAACCCTTAGTCCGGGCGAAGTTGCTGCAACTGGGAGAGCAAGAATATTTACTTCTTCTCAGCTTGCACCACATCGTTGCCGATATTTGGTCTTTAGGGATATTCGTCCAAGAATTAGCTGTAATTTACCGAGCCTTTGCCGATGGTGCAGCGTCACCCCTACCAGAACTGCCCATCCAATACGGAGATTTTGCCGTTTGGCAACGTCAATGGCTGCAAGATGATGTCTTGCAACAGCAACTCGAAAAATGGCAAGCCCAAGTCGGTCGTGATCTGCCTGTGGTAGAACTGCCCAGTGATTATCCGCGACCCAACGTCCCCAGTTTCCGCACTGCGATTCAATTTGATGTTCTGCCGCAGGAGATGGCTGTATCACTCAAAGATTTGAGTCGTCAGGAAGGGGTGACTCTGTTTATGTTGATGACATCTGTCTTCAAAATTTTGCTGTGGCGCTATACAGGTCAAGCTGATATATTATTAACATCGGCGATCGCTAACCGCAGTCGGGCAGAAATTGAGCATCTCATCGGCTTTTTCGCCAATGCCATTGTTTTACGTACCGACTTGTCAGGTAATCCCACCTTCCGAGAATTACTGGAGCGGGTGCGGACGGTAACATTGGAAGCTTACGCCTACGAGGAATTACCCTTTGTCAAATTAGTAGAAGCATTAAAAGTTGACCCGAAACAAGACCCTTTGGCGCGGGTATGGATTGATATGGTCAGTGCTGCCGTAGACGAAATCGAAATGCCCAACTTAAAGGCAGAATTTGCGATTTCTAACGGTGGTTTTGGTTCAAAATTCGACCTCTTGCTAGCCATAGCTGAACACAACAAGACACTACATCTCAAATGGATTTACAGCACAGACTTGTTTGCTGAGAGTACCATCACACGACTGTCTGCCCATTTCCAAGCTTTATTAGCAGATATTATCGCTAACCCAGAACAGCAACTAGAAGATTATTCCCTGTTAACGGTGGCAGAACAGCAACAACTCATCGGTACACCAGAAAACACCACCAGCGATGACGAAGCGCAACTGCTAGCGCAGTTAGACGAACTTTCTGATGAGGAAGTAAATGCTCTACTCAACCGGATGTTAGCTGAATAG